The Elaeis guineensis isolate ETL-2024a chromosome 5, EG11, whole genome shotgun sequence DNA segment atgaaaaaaatgtTTAATCAAATTGTGTAGTAATTATTACATACTAATGTATAAGGCTATTTATggtattttatatattatcaccATCATTACTTGGTGATATACCAAATACAGTGAAGTTCTATTCCTAGTGATATTTAAGTGATATACTAAATACAGTGATCATACATCACCTTGGTATTTGCATATCACCCCCAATGCTCACATTACCCCAATGATCATATCACTGATGATATACCAAACAGCACCTTAGGCATTTTGCATCCTAACTTGATGCCTAAGCGACTGAAATATTTCAGATTTATTCCCAATACAAAATAGGAAAAAGATTAAGACTTCCAAGTCGTTCAGGATCCTCTCGATTCCCGTTGATTTGACAAAGATAGAATTTGATCTCCGAAATCGAGCATGACGATGAAGCGGTTAGACTCGTAGAGCCACGAAAAGAGCTTTTTGAATTGGCGTCTTATAAGCAATTATGACTCCGGATGAGAGAGTTATGTCAATTTTAGCTCGGTGGAGTCAAAACCTGGCAAGGTCTGGCACAATCAGCTTGATGTCTTATCCTTTCAGGTTTGGTCCATCAAATCAATATATACCAGCTAAGATGTCTACATCATTCACCCTTTATTTGCTTTAGTCACAAAAAATGATGCAATATCCACTTGGGGTGGCAATATCAACTTGATCTGCAAACAGCCTATTTTAAGCAGGTTTGGGATTTGACATAAGTAGGTTTCCATCATAAATAGGTTCAACTTATTtgaacttatttattaaataggttaggTTCAGGTTGAGATCTTCGACCCATTTAACccattttgacccatttaataattgGATTGGATCATAACCCaacccatttaacccatttaagatttgtttaacctatttaaaacttGCTTAACTTATTTTCTGTCTTGTTTAACTTGACCCGCTTaacttgtttaacccatttaaatctatttaatccaTTAAAATCCACCTAAACCTATTTAGCCTATTTAACCTGAgttgacctatttattaaacaagttATGTGGGTTAGGTTGAGTTGCTTATTTAATAAACTGGTCAGATTTTGGTTGACGAATTTTTGACTCGACTTGATCCAACCTGACTAGTATTCGACCTGACCTGATCTAATTGCCACCTCTAATATACACTCTTAGTGTTATTATGAGGGGAATATTGCATTTCAAAAGTCCACGGATGATTATGTTTAGATAGTTACACTTGATATGACCATTTTGGGTCATTAAAGAAGTGCTAGAATATGGAAAGATTCTTGGGGAAGATATTACAAATGGAAGTGGGTTCTTCGAGATTTTTTGATGGGGAAAAGGAAAAGCATTATCTACCCAACCTTGGCTGGCTGGGGTTAATTTGGTATGGAAGCAAAGCTGTTTCCCTTCTCCTTAAATCATAACCTAATGCTAGCTAGGCAAGGAAGATTCTTTAATTAAAGGCTGAACTACTGAAGATAAGAAGATGTCGATTTCTATTTAAGAAAGGGGCGATAGGAACAAGAACACAAGCTTTTAAGGCAGAATAAGCCTACTTCcatgaaggaaaaaagaaagggcTTATGGAGGGTTTGGTTTTACAGAAAGACTTAGATTTAAGTAGCTAGGGCTGGTTGATAAATAAGAGGGTGATGGATAAGGCTGGCTCGCAGGTTTTTGTTGCCTTTGtcgcaaaattttaattttgttccTTATCTGGAGCTCATCGTTCCTGGAGGAATTTTTTTTCTTGCCTATCTTTGGCTGCTTGTGAGGATGCTTCTATTTGACCTATTTGACCCCATGCTTGTTCCCTTTCTCCTTTCCTTTATGTTTATTTATAGCTCCAAAAACCAACCAAAATGAAATGAAATTGTTTCAAAGTCTTACTCTTTCTTGACAATATCAATATCATCCTACAATTCCTTTTCAAGCCTCCATAATTCATCCAAACATATTTGGAATCACCAAAATTTGAATTAGTTCTTGGTCAGACAACTAAGTCAGTAACAATCATGGCCTACCATACCCTTGCTTATGGTCAAGTTGGTGGTCCTACTCAGGTATCATCATCCTGTGTGTTTAAGAGGTTGCTAAGAGACTTAGGGATAGTTTGAAAAAGAGCAATGCTTGTCTTCATAGGTCATTCTTTACTATATTAACTTCGAAAGAAATGATCAGAGAGGAGGACTAGGCGACACGAGATTCATTAAGTGATGTGCATGCAATATCACTAATATTGGTAATATTCCCAGCCACCGATATAGGGACATAGTTGATTCCCTTTACATATACAAATGGTCGTGACTAGCGCATTCCATAAACTAGTTTACGACTCAACTATGTAGGATTTTGAGGTTGCCAGTGGAGTGCAGCTTGAATTACAGCAATGAACATCGATGAGGTATTGCGCCGAGCAAGCAATCTTTCATAAACCACCAGAAGAGGGGGTAAAATAGCCCAAAAAACATGGTTTCCCATCTTACTTTATTGCTATTTGGGTAGTTCACAAAAACCAACTTATGTCGCGAGCCCACATGATTGTGGGTTAATCAATCAAGGAACCAAGAACTTAATTAACATTAAGAACCTTTCATACTATGAACAAGTGGTGCAGCTGAACATGCGCAAGCTCCTTCtaatgaaaaaagaaaatgaaagattTATAATCTCGAGAAGCTTTCAACACTGTGGGACAATTTGAAAAGGAGTCTGTCTTTCTTGTAGGCTTTTTGTTCCTTGAGAAAGAATCTCTTCCAGGTTTCATTAGATTAAAAAATGATGCTTCCTTGGTCGTGTGGAACATGGATGAGCATTATGTCATTCCTAGAAGTGATCCGATTGGAAGAAGTGTTATAtgaggacttagagatcaaatagaAAATGCTTCTTTCCATTTCTAGTGAGCCACTTATTTCTCTGAAACAAGAGATCAAAGTGATTTTCCTCCTTTTTCCCAAATAGTCGATGAACTTAGACCATTGGGATTCTTTGAATAAGCTGGAGTATATACATGGAACAGTGGTGCAAAAAaccttttctcaagatatcttccTAAGTTTCAAGAAATCATTGCTCTCGATCTTGTTCCCTTGGTGCGAAAGCAGTTGGTTCCATAGTTTGATAATTCAACTGATTCCAAGTACTCCATCTCCATCATTGCATATAGGAATATAAAGGTAAAGAGCATAAGGCATAACTAGAAGAATTGGATAAAATATACAAACTTGTCTGGTTGAgacattattttttgaaaaaaaaaaccctCCAGGCAGAAAAAAGGCTCCTTTACGAGTAGTAGAAGAAGAATTATGCAGAGCTATCTTGACCAACGTTGGGGTGTTGGAAGGGCCCATGTGGAAAGCAGTCAATAGGCAAATAGGGGTTATTTGTAATGATACATCTTAGGAGCATAAATGTAAAACATCACttgtttttattattaatattttttgaaaaatattaatttactTGCTATCGATTGGTATTTCGGATAAAGTCAAGTTTGAATTTAGATCAATGACAATCTTGCAATGACCATCACATGGATTCAATAATTATATAATGTGAACTCATGTTTCAGATACCCTTGCCTTCGAgatgcaaaattttagatctcttgGTTCTATTAAGATTCACTATTTATTGAGAAGAAACTAGTATAGATTTTGTTTCCGCAAAAGAAGCCAAGCATTCTTGCCCATGTTTTTGGTCTTACAATTTTCTTTGTCCCCTTTGGAAATTTGCTTGGATGGACACTTCTGCTTGTACTCTAGAGTGATATAAACAAATATGGGTGATTGATGGGCCCTGGTAAACTATAAATGCTTTTACAACCTTTCCTTTTAAATTGTTATTGTTTTTACTTCATCATTATCATCCTAAACTgtcttttcatataaaaaatttggcCAACTATGGAGCATGGTTCAAAGTTGAAAAGTCCTAATCAAGGATCACCGACTTGGAATCGGACTCCGTGCCGATCGACCGATGGGACAAGTCGGTACGTCCTTGTATCGGAACCGTATCAAGCCCGAAATGACACGGAAATGGAAGATGAATTGGgatggaaaagagagagaaagagagaagggggaggaaaagagagggaggaAAGGAAAGGGCGGTCAGCGGAGACGCTGATGGTGGCCACCAGAGGGCCGTCAAGGTCTTCGGGCTCTGCAGTCTTTCGTGAGagaatgagaagagagagaggggaagggagggGAAGACGGTGAGAAGGCTGCTAGATGACTCAAAATGCTTCAGTGGCCACTGCGGATTTGAAATAGGAGTTAAGCTGGCAAATCCATTGCTGGCTTCACTatgtatttgatttttttaaaaaatctgatcATGTTTCGAACAGCAGCAAAGCCCTTGTTTCGAACAGCAGCAGCCATGGGGATGTTTTGGCTATCCGATAGCCACTCAACAGTCCTTCGACAGCCTCCTCGCCTCCTTCTTCTCTCTCATCTCCCCttccttcccctctctctatcACTCTTTTCTTGCATTTTGTGGAGGACTGTGGAGACCCGAAGGCACAGCGGCCCTCCAATGGCCTCGCGGGCCATCGTTgacctttttctttcctttccacttctctttcttcctctctttccttcttcctcacTCTGTCTTCACTGGCATTCTAAATCGGACGTCCGAACTGCACTGGTTAGCTGCCGGTATAATTTGGCACACCTCAAACTATCTGGTTCGGGGCAGTTCGATAAACCATGGTCCTAATAGATCAAGCAAATTTTGCTACCGAACATGACTTAGTGGCAACCTTAGAGATTGGTGCCAAGTTCGTGGTACGCAAATTTAGGCAAGCAAGGGACTTGCCATGAAACCCCTACATGACCAATTGGTAATTGAGGGGTTTATTTTAGTGATCACAATTTTGGCTCATGAAGTCAAGGgacaaccttcagaagatctccCAAATTGGAATGAGTCTCAATGAAGAGGGGAAGATTATAACTTTTGATATAGGAAGATTTGCTCATCTCAAAGCACAGATAAACCAAAGAACCATATGAAAAGAAGCCCATGAATTTGTTTAATTGATAAACAGAATTCATCAATGCTGCTTTGATGGATAACAATATGCTATCTATGATCATGGCAAATTAGATACACAAACAAAATTTCCCTTTGCATTGCTATGGGTTTTGCAATGTTACCCAGACACGGACATTTTTTGGGTTTTCTCGTGTCCCATGGTGACATAATATGCTATCTATGATCATGGCAAATTAGATACATAAAGAAAATTTCCCTATGCATTGCTATGGGTTTTGCAATGTTACCTAGACACGGACATTGTCTGGGTTTTCCCATGTCCCATGGCGACATGATATGACATGCCAGATACAGCATGACATGTTGCAGATATGCATCTTTCCCGAGCCCACGCCTCATCTGAGTACCTTATCTCAAGGACTACAATCAAGCACATCTCCTCATTCTCATAGACAACAAGGTTGTGCTTGTCATCTTTCATTCATCCATGATGAAGCCATGGAATggaaaagaataaaagaaaaaccTAAAATGGATAAAGAAGTGAGATGAGGGAAGAGCAGTGAACAGAGGGAAAAAGGaaacataaaataataaaaagataagaGAGAGAAGAGTGAACAGAGTATACCTTTCTCATCGCCATCACACTTTTAGGCCATCCTCCACACCTTTGAGTGGCAAGagcattcttcttttcttctcctagCTCTTTTTGTCACAGGAGGTTAATGGAGGGGTACTACTGCTCTTAAGTGATGTTCTGGGACTTAAAGAGAATTCCTTCCATAATGGTGATGTTTCCAAGTTAATATGGGGCCTAGCATCTAAGCATGTGGCACATCGGCCAAAAAACCGTGAACAAGGGCtcaatagatttttcaaattatTCCTTGAGGTTAAGTTAATTTagtatttttgttttctttttctaatttaggACTAttgggatatatatatatatatatataatatatttttaatcctACTGGTCTTTTTCATGTCACCATGTCCTTGTATCCACATTTTTTTTACATTGCCATGTTGGATACTTTAGCAAACTTGGACATTTGACAACTGTGTCCCGTGTGCAGGTAACACTAAGGTTCTGTATCGTAGATTAAAGGATATATAAGATGCATGTGTTTGCGTACAACAATGTATTAGTGGCAATTGAAGATTAAATGCATTCTTGCATTTCCTTTtgattgtgtttttttttttttttatctctaaaaAGTGCAAATTTATGAAAGGCATATATCGCTTGGTTATTATGTAACATTAATTGCTGCTGCATGACATCAAGATAGGCAATTTGTTTTCCAAAATATGAGGGTTGCCTATCTTAAATGATGCACAAAAGATTTGAAGGATCAAATTTTACTATATTATAGGtttcaaaattatatcaattattcaattttatttaaacATCAACAAATATTGAACTTTACCAGTTTAATATGTGTGATGTGAACAGATGTCTTGtgaagaataaatccttagataCAGTTGCTTAAGCCATGTATAAACAATCCTGAAGAAGCAAAATGGATCTCCCATGCCTTCTCTTCTTTATCGTCCTCGAGTGCACTAGTGTAAGATAAGTCCTAAGCTCTAggattgttatttgattttgtttCCAGTTTTAGAAGTTGGGATCGGTGAATGACCAGAAAAATGAGCTAGGAAGCATGAGTACTTCAAATCGTATGTCATGTCTATGTTATATCCTTGTTGGATATCGGTATTCATTGGATACTTCTCGGATACACATCTAATACTTGGTTAAATATCCTGTTTTTTCAAAATTGGAAAGACACTTTGGATAAATTCTAGATACATTCTAGATGTTTCCTTGACCTCCAAAAATGAGGGAGAGGGTTATGGTCTAGAAATAGCGACTACTGATGTGCTTGTAAAATTTAGTACCACCATATAAAGTATGGACTATGTTATTTTTATAGCCTACCATGCTTTATGtatgttttttcttttatatacATCTATGTATTTGTgcatatataatacatacatacatatgtatataccttGACATATCCTAGAAAATGAAAGACAGGGCCATCACCAGCAGGGATGGTCAAtccatttttcttttctctctcttccttcttttcttttctcattggGGATTCTGAACATTGATCACATCCCTCATGGTCTTAGGATGAGCAAGGGAAGCCAAAGTcctgacttctttcattttttgagtGGGGCTCCACTATAATAGGTGGTCTTCTCTATATGACTTGGCTAAGTTGTGGATTTGCTATAGTCCTCCTGATTCCATTTCATTCTTGAGTTGGGCCGTATTTTGGTGACAAGTGACTTGGATATGTTGCGGCTTCACTATAACTTATAATAGAAACTAACACCACAAAAGTAACCATATACAAGGCTCAATTTTATACAGGGATCCATAAGTCACTCTGAGGCTTGCTGTTAAGCCCGTTACACCTAAATTCAATCCTTTAGGAACATTGATTCTACGAAATTGTAGAACaacaaaataacaaaaaaaataatcctCTAAAAACTAAAATATTTAACTCTAAATTTAATCTAAACCCCAGATGCTTTATCAGATAAATATGATATTGTAAAATTCATGATCTTGTAGATGACGGTGCATCATGAGAGGTGTTGAGAAGAACAATCAATGCCAAAATTCTAGTTGGCTTATATGAAGTCATTATGAGAGCATTCTTCAATCGTAGATGGGAAATTCATTTGCTATGGGAGAGCCACTGTATAAAGTTCTCTGTAGGGCTGAAATAGGTTGGATCAAGCCGTGACCGGACACTATGTCAACCTAGTTAGTCCTGATTCAACACAAATATATAGATTCGTGGGTTAGGACCAAGTCAGAAAGATGACTTGCTTGAAAAGTTGGGTCAGGTATGGGGCATATGTTTTCCTGCTGACCTGGCCCACATGCTGATCAGGTCTAAAACATTTTTTGACCTGGCCTTGTTGGATCCAATCCAATCTAACTTAATCCAAaatatatgattttagaatcccTAACCCCTCTTTCATTCCTCCTGTTCCATATTTAGATTTGTacattggatatatatatatatatatatatatatatatatatgctatttatcCGTTAGGTTTAGCAATGTTCTTGTCCACAAAGTTGGTAGTAGAAATCTGTATTAAcacctttttaaaaaaaaaaaaactttctactTGTGATCTATGTCATTATTAGTTTTCCTTTTAGATATACAATGAATATGGCACTTTTTAATCTTGAATCAGCACTGAATCTAGAATCAACTTCGTCCAGGCCTGAATGTAATGGGTTGGCTTTGGTTCATGGTTGATGTGACCCAACCTGACCGGGCTGGTCCATTGACTGTTATAAATTGTGAACCAAAAGAAAACCAGGTGGGGTTTTTGTCATGTTTGACATAGTCTCGACCCAACCAAGTTAGGCCTTCTTTTCATACAAATCTTCAAAAAAATGCTGGAAGTTTTATTTTCAACCCTAGAGATTGGTATAATAGTTATTTCATTGTTGCTTGTATTTTCTTGGGGGAGATAACTTTTTGATAGCTTATATGTGGATCATGTGTATTTGAACAATCTTCACATGTGGTTTTTCATTGTTTGTCTAAATGCTAGATGTTGTTTTTGCAGTTCATCTGCAACAATATACTCAGTTAGTTAGATACCTAAGAGCATTTTGCCTTggtctttcttaattttttttttaaaatctctatAATATTCTTATTTTGCTGGCAGATTCCATCATAATTATTTGGGCATTCCATGATTGTTGATGGATGTATCAGTTTCTTTTGTATTCTAGTGTAACATGTATGTTATGTTCATATATATGTTCTTTAACTTGAGTCATTCACAATGTGTAAGCGCTTTATCAATAATAAAGTGCAACTATTTTATACTTCATATGCATCAACAAGTATCATCTGGGATTGTTTGCTTTCTGAAATATTGCATATCTTTTTGTACATATTTAATTCCTTCTCTTATCCTTTCCTAGAATCAATCCCTAGAGGACAAAATATTTCCATTTTTTTATTACTTAAAAACCTATATTTATTGAGTGAGTTGTTGTGAGAGGTTTTTATGATTTATATTGGTGAGAATCAACTGTGACATCATTTGATGTTTGTAAGATCACTAGTCTTGAGTACCCTTTCTAGAGATACAAAGGGTCTGCTTTTCCCTCCACTTTGCTTGAACTATGACATGTAtcttcctgttttttttttttttttttgtcagtaTTGTTTTGTTGAGCTTAGCTCTTGGCTCTcagaatgttaaaaaaaaaaaggttattcAGATCTATGAACAATATATAAGGGTTAAGGGCTTGCTAATGTTTTGACGTTTATTTTGTTATCCTATTGCTTCTTTTACCACACAATTCTTGAGCtcttttttatgcaaaatttcaTTGATAAACTATTCTAAGGGCATTTATGTATTCAGTTGCTTTTGCACTTGGCATGCTTCTTTAAGAAGATTTCAAAAGTAACAAGGGAAATTTTCAAAGTTACCCAAGCATTATATGTTATTGTATCATTTGGCTATTGTGCATTATGTTGTTCATGCTTCTTGGTCTTCTGTGATGAAATATGATGGAAATGTTCTTTAAAATGCATTCTGTAATCCAGGAACGTAGTTTTAAATCAGCTTAATTCTTGTTGATCTATTTTTACTTTTAATTATAGTTTTTGATCTTTATCTTATATTTTGTTCTTGGGATAGATGCAAAGAAGCAATTCAATTTAAGAGTAATCTAGCTGTTTCTTTCCTTCCCAACTAAAATCTTGCCTGATTAATTTTCAGGATTCAAGTTGAAATAATATGCATGAGGGATGCATGAAAACTTATGCCCCTGCTGTGGATATAACTGAAAGTCCAGTGTCTGAATTCTGGAAAGGAAGACCTCCTGAATTTTCCGCTGGTGCAGCCTTGAGTAGCTGCAAATTTGAGGCTCAGAGAACGATCCCAGTTGTCCTTCATTTGCGAAAGTAAGATTTGGTTGTAACATAGTTTACTAAGCTTTTGGAGTGTCTGTAAAAGCTGGAAACTATGTCTATTGCTAGCTTCACATGTCTGAAATTTATGATATGACTTGTTTGCTAAGCATGCACCCAACTTGATTTTCGATCCAATCCATGCATAGCATGGGTTACATTAACTATGCATGG contains these protein-coding regions:
- the LOC105044933 gene encoding LOW QUALITY PROTEIN: putative ATP synthase protein YMF19 (The sequence of the model RefSeq protein was modified relative to this genomic sequence to represent the inferred CDS: inserted 1 base in 1 codon; substituted 3 bases at 3 genomic stop codons); translation: MSQPDKFVYFIQFFXLCLMLFTXYIPICNDGDGVLGISXIIKLWNQLLSHQGNKIESNDFLKLRKISXEKVFCTTVPCIYSSLFKESQWSKFIDYLGKRRKITLISCFREISGSLEMERSIFYLISKSSYNTSSNRITSRNDIMLIHVPHDQGSIIF